The Campylobacter sp. CN_NE2 genome contains a region encoding:
- a CDS encoding type II secretion system F family protein produces MKNFEVEYIANGKKQKMFLKADNKVAARNLIKQRNGGVITKIGETQTSNVSASLGDIKTQVTRLMGASSRVRIPALVASIKQLSVMTNAGISIHDSIKEVANATEDRKLKEIFSAMNDDLNAGLSLTESSEKFRGELGDVVIAMISLGESTGNMAESLAKLAQMLDEIWENQRKFKKAMRYPMILMIVMAIAFSILMLYVVPKFREIFEELGADLPLPTRILLGIESVLSNYGIYVLLAIIGTIVALKWAYKNNDEFKRGWDKGILKVYLFGKIIFYSTMSRFMLIFTELVRAGIPIADALDTAVLMVDNETLKEKLSTIKVAVQQGVSLTDAMRNTGLYESMLIQMISAGEQSGSLDKMLGNVTDYYKEKFDDIIDNISSYVEPIMLFFMAGMVLLLALGIFMPMWDLGKAVKN; encoded by the coding sequence ATGAAAAATTTTGAAGTAGAATATATTGCAAACGGAAAAAAACAAAAGATGTTTCTAAAAGCTGATAACAAAGTTGCGGCTAGAAATTTAATTAAGCAAAGAAACGGTGGCGTTATAACTAAGATTGGCGAAACACAAACTAGTAATGTTAGTGCTTCATTGGGAGATATTAAAACGCAAGTTACTAGACTTATGGGAGCCAGTAGTAGAGTTAGAATTCCTGCTCTTGTAGCTTCTATTAAACAACTTTCTGTTATGACAAATGCCGGTATTTCTATTCATGATTCCATTAAAGAGGTCGCAAATGCAACAGAAGATAGAAAATTAAAAGAGATTTTCTCTGCTATGAATGATGACCTTAATGCTGGTCTTAGCTTAACAGAATCTTCTGAAAAATTTAGAGGTGAACTTGGCGATGTCGTTATTGCGATGATTAGTCTTGGTGAAAGCACGGGTAATATGGCTGAGTCTTTGGCGAAACTAGCTCAAATGCTTGATGAGATTTGGGAAAACCAAAGAAAATTCAAAAAGGCTATGCGCTATCCTATGATACTTATGATAGTTATGGCGATTGCTTTTTCTATTTTGATGCTTTATGTTGTTCCTAAATTCCGTGAAATTTTTGAAGAACTAGGTGCTGATTTACCACTTCCTACACGAATTTTGTTAGGAATCGAATCTGTTTTGAGTAATTATGGTATATATGTTTTACTCGCGATTATTGGCACTATTGTGGCTCTTAAATGGGCGTATAAAAATAACGATGAATTTAAGCGAGGCTGGGATAAGGGAATTTTAAAAGTTTATCTATTTGGTAAGATTATTTTTTATTCTACTATGTCAAGATTTATGCTTATTTTCACTGAGCTAGTCCGAGCTGGTATTCCGATAGCAGATGCACTTGATACTGCTGTTTTGATGGTTGATAACGAAACGCTAAAAGAAAAACTCTCTACCATTAAAGTTGCAGTGCAACAAGGTGTTAGCTTAACCGATGCTATGCGAAATACTGGGCTTTATGAAAGTATGCTTATTCAGATGATTAGTGCCGGTGAGCAATCAGGAAGTCTAGATAAAATGCTAGGAAATGTAACTGATTATTACAAAGAAAAATTTGACGATATTATCGATAATATTTCAAGCTATGTTGAGCCGATTATGCTATTTTTTATGGCAGGTATGGTTTTGCTACTTGCGCTTGGTATCTTTATGCCTATGTGGGATCTTGGAAAAGCCGTCAAAAACTAA